Proteins co-encoded in one Halococcus salifodinae DSM 8989 genomic window:
- a CDS encoding D-2-hydroxyacid dehydrogenase, with amino-acid sequence MSTDGSGQADVLVLRKGAHGISTAEYVDALRERLPDSVRVGRARTAAAEREGVETARVVTGGSIDRKMLDGASNLELFACMSAGVDDLPLEALADRGVAVTNASGVHGPNIAEHVIGSMLSFAREFRQFWRQEERNEWRQGQASELHGSTVTVVGLGAIGEAIVERLDGFGVTTIGARYSPGKGGPTDEVVGFRDDEAFGDALSRSDYVALACPLTDATRGLIGAVELDTLEPHAVLVNVARGPVVDTGALVSALQGNAIGGAALDVTDPEPLPGDHPLWDLDNAFVTPHSSGHTPAYYERCAEILATNWERLEADDGVLRNRVA; translated from the coding sequence ATGTCGACTGACGGGAGCGGCCAGGCGGACGTGCTCGTGCTCAGGAAAGGCGCCCACGGCATCTCGACGGCGGAGTACGTCGACGCACTCCGGGAGCGGTTGCCGGACAGCGTGCGCGTCGGGCGCGCCCGGACCGCGGCGGCCGAGCGCGAGGGCGTCGAAACCGCCCGCGTCGTCACCGGCGGGAGCATCGACCGCAAGATGCTCGACGGGGCGTCGAACCTGGAGCTGTTTGCCTGCATGTCCGCGGGCGTCGACGACCTGCCGCTGGAGGCGCTCGCCGACCGGGGGGTGGCCGTGACCAACGCCTCCGGTGTTCACGGGCCCAACATCGCCGAGCACGTGATCGGAAGCATGCTCTCGTTCGCGCGGGAGTTCCGCCAGTTCTGGCGCCAGGAGGAGCGCAACGAGTGGCGACAGGGGCAGGCAAGCGAGCTGCACGGGAGCACCGTCACCGTCGTCGGCCTCGGCGCCATCGGCGAAGCGATCGTCGAGCGGCTGGACGGGTTCGGCGTGACGACGATCGGCGCGCGCTACTCGCCGGGGAAGGGCGGACCGACCGACGAGGTAGTGGGCTTCCGCGACGACGAGGCGTTCGGGGACGCTCTCTCGCGCAGCGACTACGTCGCCCTCGCCTGCCCGCTGACCGACGCGACGCGGGGGTTGATCGGCGCGGTCGAACTCGACACGCTGGAGCCACACGCCGTCCTGGTGAACGTCGCCCGCGGCCCCGTCGTCGACACCGGCGCGCTCGTCTCGGCGCTGCAGGGGAACGCGATCGGCGGCGCCGCGCTCGATGTCACCGACCCCGAGCCGCTGCCCGGCGACCACCCGCTGTGGGACCTCGACAACGCGTTCGTCACCCCGCACAGCTCCGGACACACGCCGGCGTACTACGAGCGCTGCGCCGAGATCCTCGCGACCAACTGGGAACGGCTGGAGGCGGACGACGGCGTGCTCCGAAACCGGGTGGCCTGA